The Venturia canescens isolate UGA chromosome 7, ASM1945775v1, whole genome shotgun sequence genome segment TGTCTTATAGATTCCATGTTCAAAAATAGGATGAAACAGTGTTTGTAGATTAACACTTATTCCAACCAACTTTGACATCATCGTTATTCTTACAGTACATTCGAAcggtaaaaaacaaaaaacaacactCGGACAAAGCTTCGAAATTGGAAAGTATACCGAACTCTGCGCGTAACGAAACGCACATGAGGAATTATCGACGCGTGaatctttctatctcttttttttacatctttcTTTCTTGCTACAACCGCTTGTCTCTATAGCTACAACTACGACGATGCCAATATGGCAGCAATCATtgcgaaaaaatttcgactcTCGCATACGATTCATTGCCCGATCGTTGTTCACGTGCGTTGTAATCGACGCTTTCGGAGGAAATAAAACGTAGTAACCGCAAAAAGGATTTGATCTTTTCACGCGACATATGTACTTAACACAAACGCTTTATTTACGCGTGTTTTCCGGTCCCGACCGCCCTCTGTACGATTCTACGACTTTACGCATCGgcgcatgtatatatatatacacacacatatataggttatatttatatttttcaatcgccCCACCGAATCGTGCATCGCCGTAATGCCTTACCGAGACGCTTATAGACAAGAGAACATTGTTATTAATCAACTCACCTACGTCTATGCGTTGAACGGCGTTCACAGTCGAGGAAAGTCTCACTATCACACGATAAAATCCACTTTAAACACTCTCAAAAACACATTACGTACCAGCCACggaattttatcgaaaatgagCCTCCATTGCTTGGCACGCAGTTTTCAGAGGTTACCGCCTGATGGCGCTCGCGCTCAATTTTACGGTTTCGAAAGAACGAGCGAGAGAGCACATCCATCAGCGTGCGAAAACCTTCCCGCGCATGTGCCGCGGCCATCCTTGCTACGCTCGCGCCACTATCGTCAGATGCCATTCGAATTTCTGAATTCCAAACCCATACGATTGTTTGATAATGAGTGTTTTAATGTTTTTGAATATTAATCAATAATCCCGTATCCGCAAACGTGAGTTTTAACAAATGTACGGAACAAAAATTACGACAATTGAATTTACACGATTCTTCATTCATGTTCGATCAATTTCACGTGAATTCTGAATTTGTAGATTTACTCGTAGAATTATCTAATAATAAGGGATAggataagatttttttacgatgataaataaaaaaaacttcgatttATTACAAAGAAAGTTCAATCCtgttcaaaaattattttcaggttttGAGATTGTCCTATCATTTTTGAGGTTATTTATCACTCatttgttttcacttcaagAATGATTAACGTTGCTCTATAATACTTTATTTATCGTTATGTCGACGTGTTTTTAACATTTTCAGAATCTTTGTCTTTGTCAAGAAGAAGAGATTCGTGTTCCAGAGGATCCAAACCTTTGAGCTCGAttgtttcatgttttttttcaaactccttGCCTTTTTCATCCGACACAGCAATCATTGGAGCTGTGGGGCATTTCGTGAGTTGAGATTCTGCAACATGATTCTCCATCATATTTCTTGTCCCgtaaatgcaaaaaatcaaccacatttgaataaagaaaaatgaagcgTTTACTCACCCAGAATATCGATAAGCGAAGCTTCACTGTCGATGCTCATAAAATTTTTGCGGTTGTTGCtcaatttctgaattgtcaaTTTTACATTCGAGCTaacattgatgaaaaatattttttgttcctttcCTTCGAACGTAATCAAAAGTCGTTCAATTCCCTGAAGCAGAGAAACAAATAATTCCACAAactatatataattttttttccatttgttcaTCAAATTAATTATACAATTTCGTTACTTTCACTGCTGTGTAGTCGATTCCTTGGAGTCTCTCAAAATCCACTACAACAGGAATTGCAAATTCACTCGCAACTTTCGTTATCTTCGTGCTGAGATAATCAATGGCTGGATAAAACAATCCAATTTCTGGTTTAACCAGTAAATATTTGTCCCCTAAAATAGTCTGtcgagtgtaaaaaaaagtttcaaattttcatcaatttttccaattactaatttttttctctttctttaatgCATTTCAAAGTGAGTTTGGACATACTTTCCGGTGCAATATTTCGACCTTCGGTCTTGCTGATAAATACAAAAGAAATAGAGCGTTCAACAGTGTACCAGTGAAGAGACCAATTTCCACGTCGAATATGATGCACACTAAGAATGTAATAATCGCTGTAAAAGCATCTCGTTCTGCAAAAATCAATGATTGATTTGAAAACCCTCAATAAACGGACGGAAAAACTGACgaaaataaacgtttttcattCACTCACTGGATCCGCTCCACAAAAACTTAATTATATTAAAATccaccaaaaatatcacagcaCAAATGAGGACAGCTGCGAGGGACGCTTTGGGAATAAAACCAAAGTACGGAGTTAAAAAACTCAGTGCCAAGAGCGCCAGAGtgcctgaaattaaattgttttcaaaattaaacATCAATCATAACAGCGAGGTGATGAAATCTCAGTCATTTAAACagatttataacgaaaaagAATACAAGATTCACTTTCAGGTACGTTTTGCAATAAATAATATGCTCGTTGTtcgtttttataaattttaaatGATTGTCTTCTTCACCAGAGTAAAGTCCGGCAAGCGGTGTTTGAATTCCACTCGCGCTGCTAACTGCACTGCGGGTAAAAGCACCGCAAGTGGGCATCGATGATATTAAACATCCAGCCAAGTTGCACAATCCCAGTGTCAACATTTCTTGACTGGCTTCGACCGGGGCATCGTGGactgaaaagagaaaatactgAATCAATTTCAGAGAGAAAACAAATCTGTAAATGttgatgaaattaatttttcaaagtttttttccactctcaAACCATCActacgaattattttcaaatcaattcgtaaaagcaaaaaaatgagataattTTTGTAGACTAAAGTTtggaaaagtaaaagaaatgaattacCGAAAGCTTTGGCAATCGCAACATTAGTCAAGACCCCAACGAGTGGAACGACAATCATTCCAAAACCCAAATGGTGAGCCATGTCGACAAAAGTATAAGTCTGATTTCCGACTTGAGCCGAAAAGGCTGGTAAGCTCAAATTCGGTAATCCCGATAGGACTTTGCCAGCGGTGAGGAAAGGCGTTGATCCAACATCGTTTTGTAAATGAAAGGCTATCAACGAAGCTGTAAAAACAACCAAGGCGTTTCTACCGATTGACAAGAACCACAatgttttttccaatattaaTCCGATTTTATGATCGCCCGAATTTCCTTTGAAACGCGAACAATcgaaatccttcaatttctgAAATGcgagaatttttcatcgtctttTTAATTGGAtttatcgaggtttttccttTCTAATAATGTCCATCGAGAGTGTCTATTTTCagatattttcttttcttctgtccaatcattttttaaattccttcaATCGAATAAACTACGTGACAAATCTGACTAGAAaccataaaaaatatgaattaaaACTCACTCTGAAGAAGAGCAGAAACACAATGCAAACGAAGCCAAGAACAGTATCGGCCATTCTTATGTCACCGATATGTTTGAAAAGTTTGATTATCGTGTCAACGACGTTTCCCGATTTGTAACTCAATCCGAAGAGTCCACGGAGCTGTGAAACTATGATAATCATCGAGGTTGCCGACGTAAAACCGGAGGTAACGGGCATGGAGATAAAATCGACTAGGAATCCAAGATGCAAAAGTCCCATTATAAGTTGAACGAGCCCGGTTACGAAAGTCAGAAGAATTACGAAATCGATCGGCATGTCTCTCGTGTAAGAAATGGTCACTAGTGCCATTAGAGACGTCGAACCGatcgaaacttcttttatcgtaccgaaaaaaatgtaaataaagcCACCGATGAACGACGAGTACAATCCATACTgcgaacaaacaaaaatattagaaaatttgataatccATTGTTCAATTAATCGACTTGATCGGagtaaaacatttttcttcgtacatCGGTCGTCCTTACTcgaattcatgaaaataatgtttgagagacgaaactttaaaaaaatgaaacttgcaaacatttttcaattcctcTATAGTTTCTACCGAGCAAAATCTAAATCTGTATGAgtataaaattaaatttatcatctaataaagaaaattgaatttttataaaaatttacatACTGCTCAGTGACAATGACAAAAATTCAGAGATGCCGAGCGCTTCTAGAGCTGCAGGGATCTGCAGTGATCATTTTTTCCGTGCACAATTGTTTAACTCTTCATCGATGGAGTCGAGAGATGGTGAATTTCGATAAACATTAATTTCCTTCTACTAAGAGAAAGAGGTCGATTCACCTGTGCTGTCAAGCCGGCGAGAGAAGCATATGCGATGCTCTGCGGTATCATCGTCAGTCCAAGAGTGAT includes the following:
- the LOC122414042 gene encoding sodium-independent sulfate anion transporter-like isoform X1; translated protein: MSTIAIDNEETTKLRDDGAAEEKIQKNINDPQKWLRKYLPVIRWLPQYSKFYAISDLIAGITLGLTMIPQSIAYASLAGLTAQYGLYSSFIGGFIYIFFGTIKEVSIGSTSLMALVTISYTRDMPIDFVILLTFVTGLVQLIMGLLHLGFLVDFISMPVTSGFTSATSMIIIVSQLRGLFGLSYKSGNVVDTIIKLFKHIGDIRMADTVLGFVCIVFLLFFRKLKDFDCSRFKGNSGDHKIGLILEKTLWFLSIGRNALVVFTASLIAFHLQNDVGSTPFLTAGKVLSGLPNLSLPAFSAQVGNQTYTFVDMAHHLGFGMIVVPLVGVLTNVAIAKAFVHDAPVEASQEMLTLGLCNLAGCLISSMPTCGAFTRSAVSSASGIQTPLAGLYSGTLALLALSFLTPYFGFIPKASLAAVLICAVIFLVDFNIIKFLWSGSKRDAFTAIITFLVCIIFDVEIGLFTGTLLNALFLLYLSARPKVEILHRKTILGDKYLLVKPEIGLFYPAIDYLSTKITKVASEFAIPVVVDFERLQGIDYTAVKGIERLLITFEGKEQKIFFINVSSNVKLTIQKLSNNRKNFMSIDSEASLIDILESQLTKCPTAPMIAVSDEKGKEFEKKHETIELKGLDPLEHESLLLDKDKDSENVKNTST
- the LOC122414042 gene encoding sodium-independent sulfate anion transporter-like isoform X2; translation: MALVTISYTRDMPIDFVILLTFVTGLVQLIMGLLHLGFLVDFISMPVTSGFTSATSMIIIVSQLRGLFGLSYKSGNVVDTIIKLFKHIGDIRMADTVLGFVCIVFLLFFRKLKDFDCSRFKGNSGDHKIGLILEKTLWFLSIGRNALVVFTASLIAFHLQNDVGSTPFLTAGKVLSGLPNLSLPAFSAQVGNQTYTFVDMAHHLGFGMIVVPLVGVLTNVAIAKAFVHDAPVEASQEMLTLGLCNLAGCLISSMPTCGAFTRSAVSSASGIQTPLAGLYSGTLALLALSFLTPYFGFIPKASLAAVLICAVIFLVDFNIIKFLWSGSKRDAFTAIITFLVCIIFDVEIGLFTGTLLNALFLLYLSARPKVEILHRKTILGDKYLLVKPEIGLFYPAIDYLSTKITKVASEFAIPVVVDFERLQGIDYTAVKGIERLLITFEGKEQKIFFINVSSNVKLTIQKLSNNRKNFMSIDSEASLIDILESQLTKCPTAPMIAVSDEKGKEFEKKHETIELKGLDPLEHESLLLDKDKDSENVKNTST